A single region of the Pirellulales bacterium genome encodes:
- a CDS encoding PEP-CTERM sorting domain-containing protein (PEP-CTERM proteins occur, often in large numbers, in the proteomes of bacteria that also encode an exosortase, a predicted intramembrane cysteine proteinase. The presence of a PEP-CTERM domain at a protein's C-terminus predicts cleavage within the sorting domain, followed by covalent anchoring to some some component of the (usually Gram-negative) cell surface. Many PEP-CTERM proteins exhibit an unusual sequence composition that includes large numbers of potential glycosylation sites. Expression of one such protein has been shown restore the ability of a bacterium to form floc, a type of biofilm.), translating to MRCFLRPGAAALLTVCFLVAPLSCGIRTSLAGPLSVQFRNESPYDDSQVYIGFVGPETLYATNVATGVAMAASQFGSEHWYTLDTLPRGIDLAGFSGRIYVAYGSPWNFTHAGYEPSAVSPNDPNYFKRYDKVELTYHGNAPDVANTTSIDYFSIPIELNVYRGGTTGTLVNSLAASPTDVTLAALRGLTSPGDAAVVRDAGGNFVRVIGPSSYPPPPGLPSSHYDNFDAYLTYARDTYAPAHGGVLATIAGRFHGVGPAPLTPETKPQDYRFTATIDSEKNITLTGSGTEIGTRTLLFKYGDLANPAGVYGANPFYYLDGNLTTALNPLNDVYGWMIGDLLAGFNIGAIGSTALVGGQPVGTLDSQQWFAMMDLFSALQSDQRFYNQWAARLSEVTQAYNFAYTDRFAHVVTPLDPARVDTLEIVLLGDTHVLVPEPATWAMLFIGGTALLAERSLRRRSPQNQKR from the coding sequence ATGCGATGCTTCTTGCGGCCCGGCGCGGCCGCCTTGCTCACGGTCTGCTTTCTCGTGGCTCCCCTGTCGTGCGGCATTCGCACGTCGCTGGCCGGACCATTGTCCGTGCAGTTTCGCAACGAGTCTCCCTACGACGATTCGCAAGTCTACATCGGCTTCGTCGGACCCGAGACCCTCTACGCCACGAACGTCGCTACCGGCGTGGCCATGGCAGCGAGCCAGTTCGGCAGCGAGCATTGGTACACGCTCGACACGTTGCCACGGGGAATCGATCTGGCCGGTTTCAGCGGGCGGATATACGTGGCGTACGGCAGCCCGTGGAACTTTACGCACGCGGGCTACGAACCTTCGGCCGTGTCGCCCAACGACCCCAACTACTTCAAGCGCTACGACAAGGTCGAGCTGACCTATCACGGCAATGCGCCCGACGTGGCGAACACGACGTCGATCGACTACTTCAGCATCCCCATCGAGCTGAATGTCTATCGCGGCGGCACCACGGGCACGCTGGTCAACTCGCTCGCCGCCTCGCCCACGGACGTCACGCTCGCGGCCTTGCGCGGCTTGACCTCGCCGGGCGATGCCGCCGTGGTGCGCGATGCCGGTGGCAACTTCGTCCGCGTGATCGGGCCGAGTTCCTATCCGCCGCCGCCGGGCCTGCCCAGCTCGCACTACGACAACTTTGATGCGTATCTCACCTATGCGCGCGATACGTACGCTCCCGCGCATGGCGGCGTGCTGGCGACGATCGCGGGGCGCTTTCACGGCGTGGGCCCCGCCCCGCTCACCCCCGAGACGAAGCCGCAGGACTATCGCTTCACCGCCACGATCGATAGCGAGAAGAATATCACGCTCACTGGCAGCGGCACGGAGATCGGGACGCGCACGCTGCTCTTCAAGTATGGCGATCTGGCCAACCCGGCGGGCGTGTATGGCGCGAACCCGTTCTATTACCTCGACGGCAATCTGACTACGGCGCTCAACCCGCTGAACGACGTCTATGGCTGGATGATCGGCGACCTGCTGGCCGGCTTCAACATCGGCGCGATCGGCAGTACCGCGCTCGTCGGCGGCCAGCCGGTCGGCACGCTCGACAGCCAGCAGTGGTTCGCCATGATGGATCTGTTTTCAGCGTTGCAAAGCGATCAGCGCTTCTACAACCAATGGGCCGCCAGGCTGAGCGAAGTGACGCAGGCCTACAACTTCGCCTACACCGACCGCTTTGCGCATGTCGTGACGCCGCTCGATCCGGCGCGCGTCGATACGCTGGAAATCGTCTTGCTGGGAGACACCCACGTACTGGTGCCGGAGCCGGCGACGTGGGCGATGCTTTTCATTGGGGGCACGGCACTACTGGCGGAGCGCTCGCTACGGAGGCGTTCACCTCAGAATCAGAAACGGTAA